The stretch of DNA GCAAAGTAATGTCTTTAATTCGAAGCAAAAATGTGTTTTAAGAAAGGCATGaaaattgattttgttgtttcaGGAAGTTACATAATTAATGATATACCTTTATTTGAGCACGAAAAggtaaattgattttaaaaagaatCGAAAAATTAACGCGATCATTCGCTTTAGAAAAATATAAGTGAAATCAGAATTCAACCACCAAAACAACAAACCCAAAGTTCTttcaagaaggaaataaaaaaagaaagcaggGAAATTAAGCAACAAAagaaaggggaggagagagagtaaCAGTCTATACTCCCCAGTCTGAACAGTGTGTTTAGCCCAATGACATAATAGCAAAGGCATTGCTGCAGAGAATGGCCAGCGACACTTGCTACAACAGTCACACAACCTCACGGCTTCATTCCTCAGACAGACTGCTTTCACAGAGGAAATCAGCAGCGTGATATCTGAGAATAGCCAAGGTTCCAACGGAGACCATTACGAATGTCAACTCCAGTAATCAGTTATCTCCTCTACTCtgcatttcagggtcgataaattaagtaccagttgcatactggaataGTTCTCTCATATTTGGGATTCCCAACGATTAGTTGTAAACCtttccttatatttattttctttctgacaGAACCATCTAGGGGATTTTTTTAGATAGTGGcaacattatttaatgtttccttccatttttgaagttgtaggatatgatttgagagCAAGTTGGCCACCCTTTCTAACAGCTTGAGTGGCCAAGTAGAGAGGCTCACTTATTGCATACTTTTTATCAGTGACATGTTTCAGTTCTTTCCCAAGTTTGACGAGTTATCAATAGTCTGTTACTCAACCTGCTCTGCTTCCTACCATATTGAAACGAAAATATAATTCTCAATTTTGTTTAGGAGATGAATATTAgtaaagttaaagaaaaaaacacaaagtaattaaaaataaataatataatagtgataatttctttttatttctcacaGAGAAGAGGTTATCCTATATTTTAACACAGCAGGAACTGGAGACAATGCCAGTGAATATAAACAGAGATAGTAATATGTAACATGCACTAAAATACGTTTATCCCTAGTTAGGTAATGTTaacatgtataaaaaatatacaaaaactgaaaataagtaATTAGACTGCAGACTAGATTGCTTGTTTATCGATCTGTTTAATTACAAAGTCTCTAATTCCCACCTTTAAAATACTGGATAACTGAGAAAAATACAGATATTGAAATATGGGAGCAGACAGAACTTTAAGCTCTTTTGAAGACAGAGATGGTCGATACTCCCTTGGTGGTGCAAGTCTGCAAAGAGAATGAAGCAAATATCAATAAGATACACATCCAATTATTCAAAACTTAACGAAGATTAATGTGGGATGAAAGGTATGTACACGAGGGTGTATAATTTTATAAGATTGCAGGGTGAACCAAGAGTATAAAATTTAAAGAGCAGAATGAAGCCTCACTCCtgagatttgtttgtttgtgtgtgtgagtgtatctatgtgagtgtgtgtgtatgtgagcatttagttatatatatatatatagagagagagagagagatacattatAGTTAGGACTGACAAGAAAAATGTActtcatccagtgagagataaattttagctggcagaatcgtcagagtacactggacaaaatgcttagtagcatttcatctgtttttaaacTCCaacttcaaattctgctgaagtcaactttacctttctttcttttgaggttaataaaataagaaccactgGGGACAATATTATTGATTTAACTCCTCTCACGAAATTACTggctgtgtgccaaaatttgaaaccaacatacacagaatatataaaaaaaaaagagacaataaTTTGGTAGATTTCTATAGCATGCCATGAGCCACCAAGCAATCTGTCAAGCTTAGTTGATACTGTTAGTCCTATTTGAAAACCAAGACGTTGGTCTATGAGAAAACTTGAGAGGAAAAATGAAAGGAaggttttactttttttcttcgttCCACatgttgcacacatgcacattcacacacacacacaaacacacacacacacacacacgcacacacacacatgtatatgttcaaCTTTGAATGCACTGCTTCATATTGCAGAAACAACTTAAgttaatgatggtggttgtggacttctttttctttgtcattcattcatacatatataaagaataaggGAGATGAATTAGttcacagaaaataatttttatgcttaaggaaaatttgatatttattgGCAGGAATAGCGAAAATCTAAAGACATGCTTCGGTGCTATTAGACATCATCAGCAAAACGTGGTAATTTTGAACCTTCAAGATAagtgaaaaacaattttttacaaATAGGAGCATAGTTCTATCACATcacatttcctatttctttaagacatatttgcatgtgtgaacAGTACAGTACTGAAATATAAGCCATACTTTAACTCATATTCTTTGTGATATATTTGTTGCCAAGATAACATTGTCGATTAGTGTAAAACCTAGCTTTTGTAGTGGAAATATCTTACGAAATTTTCTGAAATCCCTCTTATATTCTCTATTCAAAATCACCAAGGGTGGTTAGACTCAATTCCTCCAAGTTAGAAAAGATAAATAGTAGCTAATTAATGAGTTTGATTCATATAGTCCTGTGGTTTGCTAGGACGACACTGTTGTACTTTGTATGTTTAAGCGGAAATAGCATGGATCAAAAGCAGCAGTGGTTATATAAGtgcagagaggggggggggatttTTTCAATGTAACATTATACATGTTATCTTGCATATCAGACAACTTTTTCTTAAAATctacgttgaaagcaccggttctcgtccgatcaccgaagttaagcaacatcaagcctagttagtacttaggtgggtgaccgcttgggaaacctaggttcTGTAAACATTctcacggtggtgccccagcatggccgtggccttcgggctaaaacatttttaaggattttaaggatttatacaatGTTAGGGAAACTGTTTGCATTCAAGTGACTATGTGAGTTACTGCAGTCCAGCTTACTGCAGATTGTAATATTTCCACTTGTCAATGATTTGCTCATCTGGTATTCCAGACAGAAATTTGTCCAGCTGCCTTTTCAATGTTTCCACATATACACTTTGCAGATCTCTTAGGTTCCTTGGTAGAGTGTTAAACAGttgtggtcccctgaaacccaagctgttgcaataCATGGTCCTCATCTGAGATGAAGAAGACGGTATCTTTGGCAGTATGCAGTGCCGACCAGTTTGGTGGTTGGTATAGTTTTTAATCCCAAAGTTGGGTGCCAACCTtctgtatatcactgcatacatTTCTcgccttctctccagggagtagagcttCAATTCTTGTAACTTCTCCCAACATAtacacattaaacacacacacacacacacacacataccactggACTTAATTACTCGGAGACGCCATCTATATGATAATTGAAGATTAACCAATGACGAAAATAGTTTTAATCATTTCAGTTACTGCAAagtgattaaaatattgttaGTTATTGAGTTAATGTTTTCCTTTTCACATTGCATGGGTACCTCTAATGTTTCCTTTCTTATTGCCATTAAATATGTTAGTCACTACTTAGTTGTTAAAAGGAGCTAGGTGTGGAAACAACTTCAacattgtataataataattctttgactGACTTTGCAGTGCTAGATTTATATGTTGGATTGTGAGAGACCGATTCAGTTATTCTAGATACATGACATCTATACGAAGACACTTTTACTCATTTGTATGCAGAACATGGATTGTTAAAAATATAACACGAACAaatgtgaagaaaaatatatggaaatatagttACCAGAGTAATAGTGTCACCAGATAAAACAGACTCTGTTTCAATGGTAGATTCAGCCCATTCTGTACATGTTTGCTTCATCTTATTCGGACCGTCCATAGTCACAACATTCTGCAATTTGCAAGAGAAGTTAATAGTTTGAAAACAGTGAGCAACGACGGTAATATCATTTGGGTATTGTGTAATAACAGCAGTAACAAAGGCAAACTACCAAAGGAGCTTATGTGGTCATTcgacttggtagaaatagcagccaaacttcccTAAAATTGTACTATATagtcttaaaaaataataatgtattccCTAAAATAGaacggtcatggttggaatgcattTTATTGTAGGTCTACAGGACTTACCTGGGGctcaataacaatgacaactatATCTAAAACAACAATAGGAGATACAAGTTCATAAATGCTATCATCACCAGTTGTTCACATCCAGcagaatgaatgaaacaattaGGACGCTTCTATGCAGTCTTTCGAGAAATAACAGCCGAAAGTCTCTCAAAACACACGCTACTCACTTTAAGGTAGAAAGAATACAAGCAATAATGAAGATCTAGataaaaagcaaaagtaaaacaattcgaaaaaaatttttaaaaaaaacaggatAATCATGGCTAAAAGCTTCTTTGTTCTTCGGTCTGAAAGATGAAGATTGTCATACAATTAAACAAAATGACCTAGTAAAATGACGGATAGAAATATTCCCAATGACCTTTTACCTACTGAAGTCATATGAAAGCCCAAACAAGTGGAAATCTGCTTTTTAATTACACACACTAATGATTTCTGACTATTGTAAACTTCAGAGGTAGGAATCTTTTGTTATTCTTGATATTTGCAAAGATTTCGACAAGAAAGTTTTTACAAAATTGCTCACAGATGGGTTCAGCCAAGTCCTGCTGGATCATCATAGCAGCTGAAGGAAGTTCTCTCTGACCAACAAACATTCTGGCATATTCCAGGGTttggtttatacatacatacatacatacatacattcatgtgtgtgtatgtgtgtgagtatgtatgtatgttagttagttagttagttagttagttaatttggctcaaaagcaaatagcaaggccatttagggggacatggagttaagtacagggtggtgatcatgtaaagagttcaggccacttgaggtcgagggaggctttgaacaaagcggtcatcggcatcttcaccatctcgtctggcagcttgttccacggatccgcaacccggacggagaaagctcctctccttcgattgagatgaaatcgtcgcaagtAGAgcctttcggaatgaccccgcagccgatgctctggagcaggagtgaagaacagctctttcgagaggttacactttccgcttatgatgttgtgggcgagaatgagatcaccacggcggcggcgtttttcaagagaataatggtcgggcgtcctcagcctttctttgtaggacaaatttttgagaccatgaaccatgcgggtagccagcttctggactctttcgagatgctgtatgtctttgaggagataaggagaagaggcttgaatcccatactccaatatgggtctcaccagcgtgacatagagtggtaggaatatggctgctgtgagcattccgaatgaccgtcgaatcaagaacagaattccgcgtgctttgttggcagcatggacgcactgggccgaaggtgaaaaggaggaatccaccaagatacctaggtcgtttacctgatcggtcctctccagcagcagacgacccggctcgaaatcaagttgagttgcaggagtagagccaacaggcagatgacagcactttgacacgttcagacacaggtcccaattgttagaccacttccaaatttggtggaggcatcgacgaagatcctctatattaccgcgaggagcgaccagtttgatatcgtcggcaaatagaagggtgtgttgcgtgaggtcgtcgggcaagtcatttatgaagactaagaacaacaagggcccaagcactgaaccttgaggcacgccactgctcgcactggagacgtcggaccgcgaaccattaacttggacttggaacgagcgatctgagaggaaggcaccaacccatcgtacaatattcggatggaaactatatgcttgaagcttgacaagcaataggcggtggtttaccgagtcaaaagctttggcaaagtccagtaaaatgatgtcaacagcatcactatcatcgaggatgcgcgtcaccaattcttccattactagtaggttggtcaagcatgatctctttggcacaaagccgtgttgggaatcagagatagaggctgtgtttaggaggtggagcatcatacttttcttaaggatggtttcgaacatcttgctgataattgatgtaagggaaaccggtcggtagttaagcgggtcttcgcggctccctttcttgaaaattgggcagattatcgctgttctccagtctgcaggtataacacccgtcgccaatgacatattgaatagtcgtgttaagggctcgcagatgactggagccaacgctttgataacccgtgggtgtatgccgtcagggccgtgacctttgttgacatcgaggccttgaataacacgtttgacttcgtcccgcgtgatgaccaatcgaagcattggaggtaccgaccatcatcttgtttgaaaatagttgaaaaagcctcggcaaataattgactctgttgataagggtcctcaatcgatacgcctgttgagtctaccaacgttgcaatctggttgttcaagcgggaattccgctggacatgggcaaagaaggtttttggattgctactggcatttgccgcgatttgtattcgtaactgaagcgttctttctttttaattttcacggctcggtctcgttgagtcttgtacacctcaaaagctgcagtcgaatccagatttttgaattcagcccaagcaatatctctgagtcgacgttctcgtttaaaattatgtatgtatgtatgtatgtatgtatgtcacttttttgtctgtttgttaaCAACCTATTACATGTAAGTCTGAAACAGTATTTACACAGCACCTAGTGTCAATTTTCATAcatctgagtcgataaaataaattgcaGCCAGGTACTGAGCGCTTTCAAAATCGATTATATTCCCACTTCAAATGTGTGGCCATGTGTCTATGTTTAAAAAGACATCATTAGATTGGCTGCTGTAAGTTAATGCATAAACATCTCAATATTACATTCCTTTTTACATACAACAATTTGCATGACTAATCAAGTACATTGTTGTACACCAGCATTAATAATCCTCTCACCCCTAATCACGTCCAATCTTGGATTACTAAGACTGAGATCTGTCCAGTATTATCACCTATACGTGccgaaattattaaaataatatttagctaataattattttaaattaactatTTGGTGCTTACTGCATTAAATATACTTATGATACTTTTACTATTGTTTTTAATGAGGACGATATTTCCAAGTAATTAACCTCAGTAAATTTAGTTAAAATAAGACATTTATGTAGAGTCATAAATAAACTTTCAGAAACCAAAAGCCATGATTTAGTCGAGACAGTTGACCACACGACGCAAGAGCATTTGAAACCAACGCTGCCGACACAGGGAACAAGTGTTACTTTTGCCTGAACCTTCAGCGACAGATTGCTCCTACTTTCTACTCAGTGAACTGAGTCATTCAAAGTTAAGCGATTTGATTACAGATCCAGTGCAGTTCAGTAACAATTATCTCGAttgtttttttatctattattatgTCCTCATAATCATCCATGCCGtcagacgttttttttttcaaattgtaatCGTTATTTGAAAATGGAAAGTTGTCTTACCGTGAACTTGCGGCCTAATAAATCTGTAGACTGATAAGGGACACCAATTTGAAGAACACTGGTCTTCGAATGGCTACCGGATGTGGTTATGATTTTCCAAGAGTCGCCATCTTTTACATACTCAACTGTAATGCGAGCAGCTTTTAATTTCGCTCTGGCTTCTTCTGGAAGACCTAttcatattataaaaaaaaataatagaaatataatggGAAATATTGGATGAAGTAGGTGAGAAATAGAAACAGAGGTAGATTTTGAGAGAAAAGAcgataaagaaaaaagagaaaagaaccaGGGTTATGTAAAAAAAGACTTCCACATATTGATTATTATTGACCTTTGTAGACTTTATTTAACAAATCCTTTCCCAATCTAAATAGTCCACTGAATGGGTATTTAACTACTCTTTCTGGAATAGATGAGAAGTttatattacacaaaatattgCATGAAATTCTTTTCCTCAGAAAGTATTGCTGTCTGTTCTTTATTCTTAACAAGCAATGTAGAATTAAGAATCATAACTAGAGATACAAAATGATTAGTAAATAATTAAGGTCTCCAATGGGTGTCATCTAAAGATGTTGGTTGTCTGATTCTGCCATCTAATGGCagctatgaaagaaaaaaaaacttaataaactAGACTGTACCTCAGTTTACCCACTTTCTGTAACATGTTAAATATTGCATGTCCCTTTTTTGCatctatcattttatttttgacctataaaaatgaaaatatatcctttgttttgctgcttttctttacacgaaaactgttattttaatgagttgtatcTATCACCCAAAGAGACACACTGTACCGtcagatgctcctgaaccagttgttaagtatttCACCCGTGAGGGATTAATGccagatgtgttgaaacaattgttgtgtttaataaaaattctcttATCTTCCATCTGTTAATAAAAGCCAGGGTGCATTGCCTTCCGTTACTTAATCAGGGGAAAAAATGTATAAGAAATACACAAACGAAAGTAAAAAGCGTACAATATATACTGAGTGCACAAACGGACAGAAGACAAGATAGAGAAGGTCCTTAGTTCTTCATCAGTTATTAACCAAATGGTATCATTAATGATAAAACTGA from Octopus sinensis linkage group LG2, ASM634580v1, whole genome shotgun sequence encodes:
- the LOC115232324 gene encoding fatty acid-binding protein, liver-like gives rise to the protein MDNFVGKWEQSDAEPTNFDAFLDATGLPEEARAKLKAARITVEYVKDGDSWKIITTSGSHSKTSVLQIGVPYQSTDLLGRKFTNVVTMDGPNKMKQTCTEWAESTIETESVLSGDTITLTCTTKGVSTISVFKRA